One genomic segment of Ignavibacteriota bacterium includes these proteins:
- a CDS encoding DUF1015 domain-containing protein, which yields MAVIKPFKAFRPTENIAQLVASVPYDVVNREESANLAAGNSFNFLRVTRSEIELPENTNPYDKSVYEKAKENFQKFINEKTLIQDDEERFYIYHLTMGEQKQVGIAATFSVDDYENDIIKKHEKTRKVKEDDRTNHIITTEAQTGAVFLTYKGIDKVNQIVEKTMKEITPTYNFTSNDGIIHKIWILPKENNSTIIDEIANTKYLYIADGHHRAASAARARTVKKDNNPNHNGKEEYNYFMAVLFPAEQLKILPYNRVIFDLKGMSENKFIEKIKTNFSVESSDSASPKNVKNICMYISNEWYLLKPNENVKKADNFGGNLDVSILENYLLKPVLGIEDIRTDTTIDFIGGIRGTTELEKLVNSGKAKAAFSMFPVSIEDLINISDAGEIMPPKSTWFEPKLRDGLVVHTI from the coding sequence ATGGCAGTAATTAAACCTTTTAAAGCATTTCGTCCGACAGAAAATATTGCGCAACTTGTTGCCAGTGTTCCGTATGATGTTGTTAACAGAGAAGAATCTGCAAATCTTGCTGCCGGAAACTCATTTAATTTTTTACGTGTTACAAGATCAGAAATTGAACTACCGGAAAATACAAATCCTTACGATAAATCAGTTTATGAAAAAGCTAAAGAAAATTTTCAAAAATTTATTAATGAAAAAACATTAATTCAAGATGATGAAGAAAGATTTTACATTTATCATTTAACAATGGGCGAGCAAAAGCAAGTTGGAATTGCCGCAACTTTTTCTGTTGATGATTATGAAAATGATATAATTAAAAAACATGAAAAAACCAGAAAAGTTAAAGAGGATGACAGAACAAATCATATTATTACAACGGAAGCACAAACCGGCGCTGTATTTTTAACATACAAAGGGATTGATAAGGTAAATCAAATTGTTGAAAAAACAATGAAAGAAATTACTCCGACATATAATTTTACTTCTAACGATGGAATAATTCACAAAATTTGGATTTTGCCAAAAGAAAATAATTCAACAATAATTGATGAAATTGCAAATACAAAATATTTATATATTGCCGATGGACATCACAGAGCTGCAAGCGCAGCAAGAGCAAGAACGGTAAAAAAAGATAATAATCCAAATCATAACGGAAAGGAAGAATATAATTATTTTATGGCAGTTTTATTTCCCGCGGAACAATTAAAAATTCTTCCTTACAACAGAGTTATTTTTGATTTGAAGGGAATGTCGGAAAATAAATTTATTGAAAAAATTAAAACAAATTTTTCTGTAGAAAGTTCGGATTCAGCCTCACCCAAAAATGTAAAAAATATTTGTATGTATATTTCCAATGAATGGTATTTGTTAAAGCCGAATGAAAATGTTAAGAAAGCTGATAACTTTGGTGGAAATTTAGATGTAAGTATTTTGGAAAATTATTTACTTAAACCGGTTTTAGGAATTGAAGATATTAGAACCGATACAACTATTGATTTTATTGGGGGAATTAGAGGTACAACGGAATTAGAAAAATTAGTAAACAGCGGAAAAGCAAAAGCAGCTTTTTCAATGTTTCCGGTTTCTATTGAAGATTTGATAAATATTTCGGATGCGGGAGAAATTATGCCGCCAAAATCAACTTGGTTTGAACCAAAGCTGAGAGACGGATTGGTTGTTCATACAATTTAA
- a CDS encoding four helix bundle protein: MTEKIYYFDHEKLIVYQKSLEFLKWLNVVLSKVEKRYSVYDQLERASTSIILNISEGNGKFTSKDRCRYFDISRGSALECSAGLDILVTKTILTSEEIKFGKELLKEIVSMLIGLIKSNSERIHEPEVEYNSER, encoded by the coding sequence ATGACAGAAAAGATTTACTATTTCGATCATGAGAAATTAATTGTTTATCAAAAATCTTTAGAATTTCTTAAGTGGTTAAATGTTGTTTTATCCAAAGTTGAGAAAAGATATTCAGTTTATGATCAATTAGAAAGAGCTTCAACATCAATAATTTTGAATATTTCAGAAGGCAATGGTAAGTTTACAAGTAAAGACAGATGTAGATATTTTGATATTTCGCGTGGGTCGGCGTTAGAATGTTCTGCTGGATTAGATATTTTAGTTACAAAAACTATTTTAACATCAGAAGAAATTAAATTTGGAAAAGAATTACTTAAAGAAATTGTTTCAATGTTAATAGGATTAATTAAAAGTAATTCTGAAAGAATTCACGAACCGGAAGTGGAATATAATTCTGAAAGATAA
- the hutH gene encoding histidine ammonia-lyase produces MKKLIIDGNSLTLEKIEFFLNENPQVILSEDSKQNVRKARKLIDKWIEEDQVIYGVTTGFGEFSNVKISKNDLEKLQENLIVSHAAGVGENLPPFIIKIMMLLRVNALAKGYSGIKLSTLELLLEFINNNIIPVIPSQGSVGSSGDLAPLSHLVLSLIGKGKSQKFNVVNSETTKFTKPVSTRNLLKKYKLNFVKLGAKEGLALVNGTQMMTAFAAFISIQAKKLATQADISAALSHEALRATDKAYDLRLHNLRPFDGQINTARNMLALIKNSEIRKSHLENDTRVQDSYSLRCIPQIHGASKDAINYVCSKVEIELNSANDNPLIFPEEGDHIEGGNFHGQPMALAMDFMAIALSEIANVAERRIERLVNGQLSNLPRFLTKNGGLNSGFMIAQYTAASLVSENKTLAHPASVDSIPTSANQEDHNSMGSIAARKCYQILQNVQTVIAIEMLVASQGIEFLKPLKCGVGTSAAYKKIREFVKPLDHDRELHIDIQKVLKIVKDNTVLNSVEKVTKLN; encoded by the coding sequence ATTAAAAAATTAATTATTGATGGAAATTCGTTAACATTGGAAAAAATTGAATTTTTCTTAAACGAAAATCCTCAAGTTATTTTAAGCGAAGATTCAAAACAAAATGTAAGAAAAGCGAGAAAATTAATTGATAAATGGATTGAGGAAGACCAAGTAATTTACGGTGTTACAACTGGATTTGGAGAATTTTCCAATGTGAAAATTTCTAAAAATGATTTGGAAAAATTGCAAGAAAATTTAATTGTAAGTCACGCAGCCGGAGTTGGAGAAAATTTACCACCATTTATAATTAAAATTATGATGCTTTTGCGAGTCAATGCTTTAGCAAAAGGTTATTCGGGAATTAAACTTTCCACATTAGAACTTTTATTAGAATTTATAAATAATAATATTATTCCCGTTATTCCATCGCAAGGATCCGTAGGCTCAAGCGGCGATTTGGCTCCACTTTCTCATTTAGTCCTTTCATTAATTGGGAAAGGAAAATCGCAAAAATTTAATGTTGTAAATAGTGAAACCACAAAATTTACAAAACCGGTTTCAACAAGAAATTTGTTAAAAAAATATAAATTAAATTTCGTAAAACTTGGGGCAAAAGAAGGTTTAGCTTTAGTTAACGGAACCCAAATGATGACAGCGTTTGCGGCGTTCATTTCAATTCAAGCAAAAAAATTAGCAACTCAAGCTGATATCAGTGCGGCGTTAAGTCACGAAGCTTTACGCGCAACCGATAAAGCATACGATTTACGTTTACATAATTTACGACCTTTTGATGGACAAATTAATACTGCAAGAAATATGCTTGCGTTAATTAAGAATAGTGAAATCAGAAAATCACATTTGGAAAATGATACACGCGTTCAAGATTCATATTCGCTAAGATGTATTCCGCAAATTCACGGTGCTTCAAAAGATGCAATAAATTATGTGTGCTCCAAAGTTGAAATTGAACTTAACTCCGCAAATGATAACCCTTTAATTTTCCCGGAAGAAGGTGATCATATTGAAGGTGGAAATTTTCACGGACAACCAATGGCTTTGGCAATGGACTTTATGGCAATCGCACTTTCTGAAATTGCAAATGTTGCCGAAAGAAGAATTGAAAGATTGGTAAATGGTCAACTTAGTAATTTGCCAAGATTTTTAACAAAAAACGGCGGACTCAATTCCGGCTTTATGATTGCTCAATATACTGCTGCTTCTTTAGTTTCGGAAAATAAAACATTGGCACATCCGGCAAGTGTTGATTCGATTCCGACTTCTGCAAATCAAGAAGATCATAATTCGATGGGATCAATTGCTGCGAGAAAATGTTATCAAATTTTACAAAATGTTCAAACTGTAATTGCAATAGAAATGCTTGTTGCGTCACAAGGAATTGAATTTCTAAAACCATTAAAATGTGGAGTTGGGACTTCCGCTGCTTACAAAAAAATTAGAGAATTTGTAAAACCATTAGATCACGATAGAGAATTGCATATTGATATTCAGAAAGTTTTGAAAATTGTTAAAGATAATACTGTACTAAATTCCGTAGAAAAAGTAACTAAATTAAATTAG
- a CDS encoding TlpA family protein disulfide reductase, with translation MKKYLMVTLLIIVIASCSDDKKQKFSFVPELPKVSEEIKIQFVPEKDSLKNASELNMIVYSFGDELLNTSKIAMEKKDDVWIGKFKTENEIFGLIIKFVGDEFIDDNNQLGFVVPLFDDDENELPGYKAGLANIYQRWAATIGLKKDNELANKLFKEDFAKHPEVKGLFLNGYVSSFPKNRIDSAAASEIEKLEEKNNFTQKEFEFLANWTRNIGDHVKSVKYVEMIEKKFPESNLIKTRFLGKFRNMLTVEKKLEVFNEYLKFDKNSEVTSYMFSGIVNQQVKENDFKSAEKLLNEYLYLANSNLYNGIAWRMFETKKNLPSALQYGEKGIEIARKEVKNPTGIKPVYIDDEQWINSKKNSLGFILDTYGNIQNELGKTEAALKSFEEAATLTNGDYPELNESYVSLLYNLKQFEKAKNKSEEFISKGKSTNKIQEIFNNSFIKLGGSKDNLDKHLGKIGESVNQKMIEKLKNSILNKPAPQFKLKDLKGNSVSLSDFKGRIVIVDFWATWCGPCLQSFPIMQKAVDKFEKSKNVKFLFVNTWERVEDKLKNASDFIEKNKYLFHVLLDDQNEVIDNYGVEGIPTKFIIDKNGNIRFKSVGLEGTEKEILAELDQMITMIE, from the coding sequence ATGAAAAAATATTTGATGGTTACTTTGCTAATAATTGTTATCGCCTCATGTTCGGATGATAAAAAACAAAAGTTTTCTTTTGTTCCGGAATTGCCAAAAGTTAGTGAAGAAATTAAAATTCAATTCGTACCGGAAAAAGATAGTTTAAAGAATGCATCAGAGTTAAATATGATTGTTTATTCTTTTGGCGATGAATTATTGAACACAAGTAAAATTGCAATGGAAAAAAAAGATGATGTTTGGATTGGAAAATTTAAAACTGAAAATGAAATATTTGGTTTGATTATAAAATTTGTTGGGGATGAATTTATTGATGATAATAATCAGCTTGGATTTGTAGTTCCACTTTTTGATGATGATGAAAATGAATTGCCCGGATACAAAGCCGGTTTAGCCAATATTTATCAGCGTTGGGCTGCCACAATTGGATTAAAAAAAGATAATGAATTGGCAAACAAATTATTTAAGGAAGATTTCGCAAAACATCCGGAAGTAAAAGGTTTATTTTTAAATGGTTACGTTAGTTCATTTCCTAAAAATAGAATTGATAGCGCAGCAGCTTCAGAAATTGAAAAGTTAGAAGAGAAAAATAATTTCACTCAAAAAGAATTTGAGTTTTTAGCTAATTGGACGCGAAACATCGGCGATCACGTTAAATCTGTAAAGTATGTTGAAATGATCGAAAAGAAATTCCCCGAATCGAATTTAATAAAGACAAGATTCTTGGGAAAATTTAGAAACATGCTTACCGTTGAAAAAAAATTAGAAGTTTTTAATGAATATCTAAAATTTGATAAAAACAGTGAAGTAACGAGCTACATGTTTTCGGGCATTGTAAATCAGCAAGTAAAGGAAAATGATTTTAAATCAGCTGAAAAATTATTGAATGAATATTTGTATTTGGCAAATTCAAATCTTTATAATGGAATTGCATGGAGAATGTTTGAAACGAAAAAAAATCTTCCAAGTGCTTTGCAGTATGGTGAAAAGGGAATTGAAATTGCCAGAAAAGAAGTTAAAAATCCAACCGGAATTAAACCGGTTTATATTGATGACGAACAATGGATAAATTCTAAAAAGAATTCGTTAGGATTTATTCTTGATACTTACGGAAATATTCAAAATGAATTAGGCAAAACCGAAGCTGCATTAAAATCTTTTGAAGAAGCCGCAACATTAACAAACGGCGATTATCCCGAATTGAATGAAAGTTATGTTTCGTTACTTTATAATTTAAAACAATTTGAAAAAGCAAAAAATAAATCGGAAGAATTTATTTCTAAAGGAAAAAGCACGAATAAGATTCAAGAAATTTTTAATAATTCATTTATAAAATTAGGCGGAAGTAAAGACAATTTGGATAAACATCTTGGTAAAATTGGTGAAAGTGTAAATCAGAAAATGATAGAAAAATTAAAGAATTCTATTTTGAATAAACCGGCACCGCAATTTAAATTAAAAGATCTTAAGGGAAATTCTGTGAGTCTTTCTGATTTTAAAGGAAGAATTGTAATTGTTGATTTTTGGGCAACTTGGTGCGGACCTTGTCTGCAGTCGTTTCCAATAATGCAGAAAGCTGTTGATAAATTTGAAAAAAGTAAAAATGTAAAATTTTTATTCGTAAATACTTGGGAAAGAGTTGAAGATAAATTGAAAAATGCTTCGGATTTTATTGAAAAAAATAAATATCTATTTCACGTTTTGCTTGATGATCAAAATGAAGTGATAGATAATTATGGAGTTGAAGGAATTCCAACAAAATTTATTATTGATAAAAATGGAAATATAAGATTCAAAAGTGTTGGATTGGAAGGAACGGAAAAAGAAATTTTGGCAGAACTTGATCAAATGATTACGATGATTGAATAA
- a CDS encoding T9SS type A sorting domain-containing protein has translation MLKIKSIFTIIFLTFTSFHYSQIENALISDFRVSKDELFSSFKQANPNLFSNSSKEFIVAWEDYRLGDLNYFAQRFDSLGNKIGSNFKVNSNFDIVLDAEDGFLNISNEYYENFFDVGNRSVYASIFNSNNEIIKDEFLLGNITLPWCGTGYLGYGFKTIKSENGFTFGIRDNGKLDLIYLDELGNITSNYHFSDSTNATSLINFDICSLSNKTILTWINYNTWEQIPDSIEINSSILDNLKNSRINIKVKKTDQNIEQYLYNNSELFKNVSLTDSTFLIFDLINGPFELSFRKFDLDGKKLTNDTLIKLNENFDSNFTYSIRSFNVSSMRDNKFAVNISYDSGAVNLYNFILIFNKNGELLKIYSEKSVVQNGINERIFMLSDNEFLSAKFIDDDIYLIKKNVFIETERIKINDDISGSNETNPQITAINENKFFVAWSNERNFYGQKISQNGIIEESEIILEGNEVVFLENSTLVNLWKDRISGDQLQLGFSIYNSNNELIRKDTIQICNYYNYSENLIKLTDTTFCIISGSESTKLTSYNNFGELVKEIGLPNFQYPNPKKLYIEGKNLWVKWGNNLQLFQNNLEPISSIYVNDFNEYIGSNKFLSFYSNFNNYGYDLKGTIKSHYGDTLVSNIDFSDIPYLEYYNGNVSVVPLLNSKFLVLYSLNSLDGGQYSYYRVYTHEGKIEYAKQIIHQKSVFSTKNSNALISNNKVFFVWSDLRERNIGYDIYCNIYNLNVITEVEDPQDNYIKNEFELMQNYPNPFNPITTIKYNIPIYAKSENQNVKLIVYDILGKEVKILVNEKKNSGNYEIQFDGSNLASGIYFYKLSYGKYSSTKKFVLMK, from the coding sequence ATGTTAAAGATAAAATCCATATTTACAATAATCTTTTTAACATTTACATCCTTTCATTATTCCCAAATTGAAAATGCACTAATATCAGATTTTAGAGTTAGCAAAGATGAATTGTTCAGTTCTTTCAAACAAGCAAATCCTAATTTATTTTCAAACTCATCAAAAGAATTTATTGTAGCTTGGGAAGATTACAGATTAGGTGATCTAAATTACTTTGCACAGAGATTTGATTCCTTGGGAAACAAAATTGGATCTAATTTTAAAGTAAATTCTAATTTTGATATTGTTTTAGATGCAGAAGATGGGTTTCTAAATATTTCAAACGAATATTATGAAAATTTCTTTGACGTTGGTAACAGATCCGTATATGCTTCCATATTTAATTCTAATAATGAAATTATAAAAGATGAATTTTTACTTGGTAATATTACATTACCTTGGTGCGGTACTGGATATTTGGGTTATGGTTTTAAAACAATTAAATCTGAAAATGGTTTTACTTTCGGAATTAGAGATAACGGAAAACTTGACTTGATATATTTAGATGAGTTAGGAAATATTACTTCTAATTACCATTTTTCTGATTCGACTAATGCAACAAGTTTAATAAATTTTGATATTTGTTCATTATCGAATAAAACGATTTTAACATGGATAAACTATAATACCTGGGAACAAATCCCAGATAGTATAGAGATTAATAGTTCTATTTTAGACAATCTCAAGAACTCTCGAATTAATATTAAAGTAAAAAAAACCGATCAAAATATTGAGCAGTATTTATATAATAATTCTGAATTATTTAAAAATGTTTCTTTAACAGATAGTACATTTTTAATTTTTGATTTAATCAACGGACCATTTGAACTTTCTTTTAGAAAATTTGATTTAGATGGGAAAAAATTAACTAATGATACCCTGATTAAATTAAATGAAAATTTCGATTCAAATTTTACATATTCAATAAGAAGTTTTAATGTTTCTTCAATGAGAGATAATAAATTTGCAGTCAATATTTCATATGATTCCGGAGCAGTAAATCTTTATAATTTTATTTTAATCTTTAATAAGAATGGAGAATTATTAAAAATATATTCTGAAAAATCAGTTGTACAAAACGGAATAAATGAACGAATTTTTATGTTATCGGATAATGAATTTTTATCTGCTAAATTTATTGATGATGATATATACTTAATAAAAAAAAATGTATTTATCGAAACCGAAAGAATAAAAATTAATGATGATATTTCTGGAAGTAATGAGACAAATCCGCAAATAACAGCAATTAATGAAAATAAGTTTTTTGTAGCATGGAGCAACGAAAGAAATTTTTACGGACAAAAAATTTCTCAAAATGGAATAATTGAAGAAAGTGAAATAATCTTAGAGGGAAATGAAGTAGTATTTTTAGAAAACAGCACACTTGTAAATCTATGGAAAGATAGAATTTCTGGAGACCAATTGCAGCTTGGCTTTTCTATATATAATTCAAACAATGAATTAATTAGAAAAGATACAATTCAAATTTGTAATTATTATAATTATAGTGAAAATCTTATAAAATTAACAGATACTACTTTCTGCATTATATCCGGAAGTGAATCTACAAAATTAACTTCTTATAATAATTTTGGTGAATTAGTTAAAGAAATAGGCTTACCGAATTTTCAATATCCAAATCCTAAAAAATTGTATATAGAAGGAAAAAATCTTTGGGTAAAATGGGGAAACAATTTACAGCTTTTTCAAAATAATCTTGAACCTATTTCTTCGATTTATGTAAATGATTTCAATGAATATATTGGCAGCAATAAATTTCTTTCATTTTATTCTAATTTCAATAATTATGGTTATGATTTAAAAGGAACAATAAAATCTCATTATGGAGACACACTTGTATCAAATATCGATTTTAGTGACATTCCTTACTTAGAATATTATAACGGAAATGTTAGTGTAGTTCCGCTGCTTAATTCGAAATTTTTAGTTTTGTATTCATTGAATTCACTCGATGGCGGACAATATTCATATTACCGCGTTTACACTCATGAAGGGAAAATTGAATATGCAAAACAAATAATTCATCAAAAATCGGTTTTCAGCACAAAAAATTCGAACGCCTTAATAAGCAATAATAAAGTATTTTTTGTATGGTCAGATTTACGCGAAAGAAATATTGGATATGATATTTATTGCAATATTTATAATTTAAACGTAATTACTGAAGTTGAAGATCCTCAAGATAATTATATAAAAAATGAATTTGAATTAATGCAAAATTACCCAAATCCGTTTAATCCAATAACAACAATAAAATATAATATTCCTATATACGCAAAAAGTGAAAACCAAAACGTAAAATTAATTGTTTACGATATTTTGGGAAAAGAAGTAAAAATTCTTGTTAATGAAAAAAAGAATTCCGGAAATTATGAAATTCAATTTGATGGAAGTAATCTTGCAAGCGGAATATATTTCTACAAACTATCTTATGGAAAATATTCTTCAACAAAAAAATTTGTTTTGATGAAGTAA
- the hflX gene encoding GTPase HflX — MIETSQVVVDKAILVALKTRDISDERIEEHLLELEMLTETAGAETILKIIQDKSKMDPAFYIGKGKAEEIAELAEMNNITIIIFDDDLTPTQLRNLEKLINRKVVDRSGLILDIFASHAKTNEAKTQVELAQLQYLLPRLTRAWTHLSKQYGGIRTKGPGETQIETDRRIVRTRISTLKDKLKKIESQQKTKSLAREEILKATLVGYTNAGKSTLLNLLTDAAVYAENKLFATLDSTTRAYELSSKKKILITDTVGFIRKLPHHLIASFKSTLSVVREADLIIHLIDITNPFFEDHIKVVEETLESLDCKSKPTVKVFNKIDVLNDKSKIEYVKNHFPNCLIVSAERGINIKSLNDLFVNFLEQNFVKNKIRTDHTKGNLVAKVHSLVDDLKTTYDDFGITLEYRTSKQIHEQILRLFNGEN, encoded by the coding sequence ATGATAGAAACCTCGCAAGTAGTTGTTGATAAGGCAATTCTTGTTGCGTTAAAAACAAGAGATATTTCCGATGAAAGAATTGAAGAACATTTACTCGAATTAGAAATGTTAACGGAAACAGCCGGCGCTGAAACAATTTTAAAAATTATTCAAGATAAAAGTAAAATGGATCCGGCATTTTATATTGGCAAAGGCAAAGCTGAAGAAATTGCCGAACTTGCTGAAATGAATAATATTACAATAATAATATTTGATGATGATTTAACGCCAACACAATTAAGAAATTTGGAAAAATTAATTAATAGAAAAGTTGTAGATCGCTCGGGATTAATTTTAGATATTTTTGCATCTCACGCAAAAACTAACGAAGCCAAAACTCAAGTGGAGCTTGCCCAGCTTCAATATTTATTACCGCGATTAACAAGAGCGTGGACGCATTTATCAAAACAATACGGCGGAATTAGAACTAAAGGTCCCGGCGAAACACAAATAGAAACCGATAGAAGAATTGTCAGAACCAGAATTAGTACACTAAAAGATAAATTAAAGAAAATTGAATCTCAGCAAAAAACAAAAAGTTTGGCAAGAGAAGAAATTCTTAAAGCAACTTTGGTTGGGTACACAAATGCGGGAAAATCAACATTATTAAATTTGCTTACCGATGCAGCCGTTTACGCAGAAAATAAATTATTCGCAACACTTGATTCTACAACTCGCGCTTATGAATTATCATCAAAGAAAAAAATTTTAATAACCGATACAGTTGGATTTATCAGAAAACTTCCGCATCATTTAATTGCTTCGTTCAAAAGTACTTTGAGCGTTGTGCGGGAAGCTGATTTAATAATTCATTTAATTGATATTACAAATCCATTTTTTGAAGATCATATAAAAGTTGTTGAAGAAACTTTAGAAAGTCTTGATTGCAAAAGTAAACCAACCGTGAAAGTGTTTAATAAAATTGATGTACTGAATGACAAAAGTAAAATTGAATATGTTAAAAATCATTTTCCAAATTGTTTAATCGTTTCTGCGGAAAGAGGAATTAACATAAAAAGTTTAAATGATTTATTTGTGAATTTCCTTGAACAAAATTTTGTAAAAAATAAAATTAGAACTGATCACACAAAAGGAAATTTAGTTGCAAAAGTTCATTCGCTTGTTGATGATTTGAAAACAACTTATGATGATTTTGGAATTACTTTGGAATACAGAACTTCGAAACAAATTCATGAACAAATTTTGAGATTGTTTAATGGCGAAAATTAA
- a CDS encoding DUF2203 domain-containing protein, with amino-acid sequence MIDQEIKYFTPEEANKTLPLVKKIVRDILDYSFELKTISDSVNGEIDENREAQNLIRKTRGFINELEEIGCFYKDWNFNVGLVDFPSIINNEEVYLCWKSDEEKIIYYHGINEGFKGRKLIPEYYFEETSI; translated from the coding sequence ATGATTGATCAAGAAATAAAATACTTTACTCCGGAAGAAGCAAATAAAACTCTTCCGCTTGTAAAAAAAATTGTTAGGGATATTTTAGATTACAGTTTTGAACTGAAAACTATTTCTGATTCTGTTAATGGAGAAATAGATGAAAACAGAGAAGCCCAAAATTTAATTAGAAAAACTCGTGGTTTTATTAACGAATTAGAAGAAATTGGCTGTTTTTATAAAGATTGGAATTTTAATGTTGGATTAGTAGATTTTCCATCAATAATAAATAACGAAGAAGTTTATTTATGCTGGAAAAGTGATGAAGAAAAAATTATTTATTATCACGGAATTAATGAAGGTTTTAAAGGAAGAAAATTAATTCCGGAATATTATTTTGAAGAAACTTCAATTTAG
- a CDS encoding OsmC family protein yields the protein MAQHKAVVKQLQGITLVGKTDSNHWITMDGPENFGGSNGAIRPKELLLLGLAGCTASDVITILEKKRVKLDDFEIQISAETAETHPKVFTKIHLEFVIIGKNIKDADVERAIELSQKTYCSVTAMLEKSVEITHSFTIKEEK from the coding sequence ATGGCTCAACATAAAGCAGTGGTTAAACAATTACAAGGAATTACGTTAGTTGGAAAAACCGATTCAAATCATTGGATTACGATGGATGGTCCGGAAAATTTTGGCGGAAGTAATGGAGCAATTAGACCAAAAGAACTTTTATTACTTGGTTTAGCCGGCTGTACCGCATCAGATGTGATTACAATTTTAGAGAAAAAAAGAGTAAAATTAGATGATTTTGAAATCCAAATTTCTGCCGAAACTGCGGAAACTCATCCAAAAGTTTTTACAAAAATTCACCTTGAGTTTGTAATTATTGGCAAAAATATAAAAGATGCTGATGTTGAACGAGCAATAGAACTTTCTCAAAAAACATATTGCAGTGTTACCGCAATGTTAGAAAAATCAGTTGAAATTACACACTCATTTACAATTAAAGAAGAAAAATAA
- the serC gene encoding 3-phosphoserine/phosphohydroxythreonine transaminase: MSERIYNFSAGPAVLPEEVLKEAQADFYNYKNTGMSVMEMSHRGKVYESIIKTAEADVRKLLNIGENYAVLFLQGGATLQFSMVPQNLMPPVKKADYILTGTWAKKAAKEAKREGTVNIAASTETENFIRIPKQNELKLSSEASYVHYTSNNTIFGTQFKYIPEAGNVPLVCDTSSDMLHNYFDVNKFGLIYAGAQKNMGPSGVVLVIIRKDLLERSSDNLHTYMNYKIHVENESMYNTPATFGVYIMGLVFKWLQNMGGLEVMYKKNLEKANILYNYIDESDGYYKGTAVKEDRSLMNVTFRLPSEELEKKIIAEATAKGFSGLKGHRSVGGLRASIYNAFPQKGVEALVEFMKDFKKNN, encoded by the coding sequence ATGAGTGAAAGAATTTATAACTTTAGTGCGGGACCAGCAGTTTTACCGGAAGAAGTTTTAAAAGAAGCGCAAGCAGATTTTTACAATTACAAAAACACCGGCATGTCTGTGATGGAAATGAGTCATAGAGGAAAAGTTTATGAATCAATTATCAAAACAGCAGAAGCGGATGTTAGAAAACTTTTAAATATTGGTGAGAATTATGCGGTATTATTTTTACAAGGCGGAGCTACACTTCAGTTTTCAATGGTGCCGCAAAATTTAATGCCTCCGGTAAAAAAAGCAGATTACATCCTTACCGGAACTTGGGCAAAAAAAGCCGCTAAAGAAGCAAAGCGTGAAGGTACAGTTAATATTGCTGCTTCAACCGAGACAGAAAATTTTATACGAATTCCAAAACAAAATGAATTGAAACTATCTTCCGAGGCATCTTATGTTCATTACACATCTAACAATACAATTTTCGGAACTCAATTTAAATATATTCCCGAAGCCGGAAATGTTCCTTTGGTTTGCGATACTTCTTCGGATATGCTTCACAATTATTTTGATGTAAATAAATTTGGATTAATTTATGCCGGTGCACAAAAAAATATGGGACCTTCCGGAGTTGTTCTTGTCATTATTAGAAAAGATTTGCTTGAAAGAAGCAGCGATAATTTGCATACTTATATGAATTATAAAATTCATGTTGAAAATGAATCTATGTATAATACTCCCGCCACATTTGGTGTTTACATAATGGGATTGGTTTTTAAATGGCTGCAAAATATGGGCGGACTTGAAGTTATGTATAAGAAAAATTTAGAGAAAGCAAATATTCTATATAATTATATTGATGAAAGCGATGGTTACTATAAAGGAACCGCAGTTAAAGAAGATAGATCTTTAATGAATGTTACATTTAGATTACCAAGTGAAGAATTAGAGAAAAAAATTATTGCGGAAGCAACTGCAAAAGGATTTTCCGGTTTAAAAGGACATAGATCTGTCGGTGGATTAAGAGCATCAATCTACAACGCTTTTCCGCAAAAAGGAGTTGAAGCTTTAGTTGAATTTATGAAAGATTTTAAAAAGAATAATTAA